Sequence from the Gloeocapsopsis dulcis genome:
AAGTTATACTACCATAGACCGATTACTGTTTAGCATAATCAAAATTCTCATTCACTCAGAACACTGTCTGACTTGGACTGGGAGGATGCAAAATACACTGTAAAGCAAACCTGCTAAATTTCACTTCACAACAACTATGGGTAGTTCAGTCAATGCGATTAAACCGACACTGTTAGTATGGGATGCAGTTGCGCTCATTGTTGGTGTTGTCATTGGTGCGGGGATTTTTGAAACACCTTCTCTTGTTGCTGGTAATGCAAGTAATAGCACTATGGTGCTGCTGACATGGTTGTTAGGCGGTGGAGTGTCCATAGTCGGTGCTTTGTGCTATGCGGAACTTGCAACAACGTATCCCCATCCAGGTGGTAACTACTACTACTTGCAACGTGCTTTTGGCAATAGTGTTGCCTTTCTATTCGCTTGGGCGCGGTTAGCAGTTATTCAGACGGGTTCGATTGTCCTTTTAGCTTTTGTTTTTGGCGACTATGCGTCGCAATTGTGGCGTTTAGGAAATTATTCTGCTTCAATTTATGCAGCAGTAGCGATCGCCTTACTAACTGGTTTGAATATTCTTGGTGTCAGACTTGGGAAATGGACGCAAAATTGGTTAGCAGCAGCCCAAGTCCTCGGCTTACTCTTACTCATTTTCTTTGGATTTGCATTTGCTACACCTACAGCCACAGCAACAGCGCCGACAACTGCATCGCCAGGAAATTTTGGGTTAGCAATGGTGTTTGTGCTGTTAACTTACGGTGGTTGGAACGAAGCTGCGTATATTTCTGCTGAGTTACGTAATGTACAACAAAACATGGTGCGATCGCTGTTGTGGAGTATTGGCATTATCACCACAATTTACTTATTGGTTAACCTAGCTTTTTTACGGGGGTTAGGTTTGGCAGGTATGGCAGAATCTGAAGCATTAGCTGCCCAGTTGATGCGTCAGGCGGTAGGTGAACCAGGGGCGATGTTTATCAGCTTGCTTGTTATTGTTACGACTTTGTGTTCTACGAATGCAACAATTTTTACGGGTGCTAGGACAAACTATGCGTTAGGACGAGATTTTTCGCTATTTCGCTTTTTAGGACACTGGAGAATGCAAGGAAGTACACCAGCCGCCGCATTACTCGTACAGGGGGCGATCGCATTATTACTTGTGCTCCTTGGCACAATTACCCGTAATGGCTTTGAAACAATGGTAGACTACACCGCCCCTGTCTTTTGGTTCTTTTTCTTACTTACGGGTGTGTCGCTGTTTGTTTTACGGAGGCGCGATCGCGAAGTTGTCCGTCCGTTTCGTGTTCCTCTGTATCCGTTAATTCCGCTATTATTTTGTGTGTTCTCCGCTTATATGCTGCAATCTAGCTTGGCTTATACCGGAGTTGGAGCGTTAGTAGGTGTCGCAGTGTTACTAGCTGGTGTACCGTTATTAGTCATCACGCGGTTGATGCGTGACAATAGCATAAGGAGAGAATAATGCAATTCAG
This genomic interval carries:
- a CDS encoding APC family permease, with translation MGSSVNAIKPTLLVWDAVALIVGVVIGAGIFETPSLVAGNASNSTMVLLTWLLGGGVSIVGALCYAELATTYPHPGGNYYYLQRAFGNSVAFLFAWARLAVIQTGSIVLLAFVFGDYASQLWRLGNYSASIYAAVAIALLTGLNILGVRLGKWTQNWLAAAQVLGLLLLIFFGFAFATPTATATAPTTASPGNFGLAMVFVLLTYGGWNEAAYISAELRNVQQNMVRSLLWSIGIITTIYLLVNLAFLRGLGLAGMAESEALAAQLMRQAVGEPGAMFISLLVIVTTLCSTNATIFTGARTNYALGRDFSLFRFLGHWRMQGSTPAAALLVQGAIALLLVLLGTITRNGFETMVDYTAPVFWFFFLLTGVSLFVLRRRDREVVRPFRVPLYPLIPLLFCVFSAYMLQSSLAYTGVGALVGVAVLLAGVPLLVITRLMRDNSIRRE